The bacterium nucleotide sequence GCCGTCACCGCCGCGGCGGCGCTCTTCCCGGCGCGGGCGGGCGGCGGCCTGATCGTCGAGAACGGCGTCGTCCGCGGCTCGCGGCTGATCGGGCAGCCGTTCTCCGACCCGAAGTACTTCTGGGGACGCCCCTCGGCGACCGCGCCGTTCGCCGGCAACGCCGCCGCCTCGAACGCCTCGAACCTCGGCCCCTCGAACCCGGCGCTCGCCGAGCAGGTCAAGCGGCGGGTCGCCGCGCTCCGCGAGGCCGATCCGGGGAACGACGCCCCCGTGCCGATCGACTTGGTCACGGCTTCGGCCAGCGGCCTCGACCCCGACGTCAGCCCCGCCGCCGCCGACTATCAGGCGGCGCGCGTCGCCCGCGTCCGCGGCCTCGACCCGGCAGTCGTGCGGGCGCTCGTCGCGCGGCACGTCGAGGGACGCGCGCTCGGCTTCCTCGGCGAGCCGCGGGTGAACGTGCTCGAACTGAACCTGGACTTGGACCGTCCGGCCCGCGCGCGCTGAGCGCGGCGCGCTATGCTGGCCGCGGCGCTTCGGCGACCGCGCGAGGTGCGGCATGCAGCGGCGCGACGACGAATCATCCCGCCCCGATCCGGAGACCCTGCTGGCGCACGCCGCCGCGGAGTCGCCCGCCGAGGGGCGCGGCCGGCTGAAGATCTTCCTCGGGATGAGCGCCGGGGTCGGCAAGACGTACACGATGCTGACCGTCGCCGGCGAGCGGCGCGCGCAGGGGCTGCCGGTCCTCGTCGGCTGGGCGGAGACGCACGGCCGCACGGAGACGGCGGCGCTGCTGGAGGGGCTGGACCGTCTGCCGCCGCGACTCGTCGAGCACCGCGGGACGACGCTGCAAGAGTTCGACCTCGAAGCGGCGCTGGCGCTGCGCCCGCCGCTGATCCTCGTCGACGAACTGGCGCACACCAACGCCCCGGGCTCGCGCCACGCCAAGCGCTGGCAGGACGTCCTCGAGCTGCTGCAGGCCGGCTGCGACGTCTGGACGACGCTCAACGTGCAGCACGTCGAGTCGCTCTCCGACGTCGTCTCGCAGGTCACCGGCGCGCCGGTGCGCGAGCGGGTTCCCGACTCGGTGATCGACCGCGCCGACGAGATCGAGCTGATCGACCTGCCGCCCGACGAGCTGCTCGAGCGGCTGCGCGAGGGGAAGGTCTACGTCGAGGAGGCGGCCCGCGAGGCGCTCGACCGCTTCTTCCGCAAGGGGAACCTGATCGCCCTGCGCGAGCTCGCGCTGCGCGCCACCGCCGAGCGCGTGGACGCGCAGATGCAGGCGTTCCGCGAGGTCGAGGGGCGCGACCGCACCTGGCCGGTGGCGGAGCGGATCCTCATCGCGATCAGCGCGAGCCCTTCGGCGTCGCGCCTGGTGCGGGCCGGCCGGCGCATGGCGCGGCGGCTGCGGGCCGACTGGATCGTCGCCTGGGTGGACACGCCGCGGCAGGGGACGCTGCCGGCGCGCGACCGCGAGTACGCGGCCGAGGCGCTGCGGCTCGCCGAGACGCTCGGCGCGGAGACGACGACGCTCGACGGGGTGGACGCCGCGGCGGAGATCGTCGCCTACGCCCGCCGCCGCAACGTCACGCGGATCCTCGTCGGCAAGCCGGGGCGCTTCTGGTGGCGCGATCGGCTGCTCGGCTCGTTCGTGGACCGGATCGTGCGGACGAGCGGCGAGATCGACGTCACCGTCGTCCGCGGCCTCGAGGCGCCGGGCGCGCCGCCGCCGGCGCCGCCGACGCCTCGGCGCCGCCTCGCCGTCGGGCTCGTCGGCGCGGCGGTCGTCACCGCGCTGGCGACGCTCGTCGCGCAGGCGATGGCGCCGCACTTCGAGCTGTCCAACCTGGCGATGGTCTACCTGCTCGGCGTCGTCGCCGTGGCCGGCCGCTGGGGAAGCCTGCCCGCCGCTCTCGCCTCGCTGCTCTCCGTCGTCGCCTTCGACTACTTCTTCGTGCCGCCGCGCCTCACGCTCGCCGTCTCCGACGGGCAGTACGTCGTGACGTTCGGCGTGATGACGGCGGTCGGCCTGATCACCGCGGCGCTGACGGCGCGGATCCGCGAGCAGGCGCGCGCGGCGCGCCGGCGCGAGGACGAGACGGTCGCCCTCTACGGGCTGAGCCGCGAGCTGGCGCAGTCGCGCACGACCGAGGAGCTGGCCGCGGCGGCGGCGCGGAAGGTCGGCGGGCTGCTGCAGCTGCCGACGGCGGTCTTCCTGCCCGACGAGCTGGGGCGCGTGCGCGCCGCGGCGGG carries:
- the kdpC gene encoding potassium-transporting ATPase subunit KdpC — encoded protein: AVTAAAALFPARAGGGLIVENGVVRGSRLIGQPFSDPKYFWGRPSATAPFAGNAAASNASNLGPSNPALAEQVKRRVAALREADPGNDAPVPIDLVTASASGLDPDVSPAAADYQAARVARVRGLDPAVVRALVARHVEGRALGFLGEPRVNVLELNLDLDRPARAR
- a CDS encoding sensor histidine kinase KdpD, with product MQRRDDESSRPDPETLLAHAAAESPAEGRGRLKIFLGMSAGVGKTYTMLTVAGERRAQGLPVLVGWAETHGRTETAALLEGLDRLPPRLVEHRGTTLQEFDLEAALALRPPLILVDELAHTNAPGSRHAKRWQDVLELLQAGCDVWTTLNVQHVESLSDVVSQVTGAPVRERVPDSVIDRADEIELIDLPPDELLERLREGKVYVEEAAREALDRFFRKGNLIALRELALRATAERVDAQMQAFREVEGRDRTWPVAERILIAISASPSASRLVRAGRRMARRLRADWIVAWVDTPRQGTLPARDREYAAEALRLAETLGAETTTLDGVDAAAEIVAYARRRNVTRILVGKPGRFWWRDRLLGSFVDRIVRTSGEIDVTVVRGLEAPGAPPPAPPTPRRRLAVGLVGAAVVTALATLVAQAMAPHFELSNLAMVYLLGVVAVAGRWGSLPAALASLLSVVAFDYFFVPPRLTLAVSDGQYVVTFGVMTAVGLITAALTARIREQARAARRREDETVALYGLSRELAQSRTTEELAAAAARKVGGLLQLPTAVFLPDELGRVRAAAGADEAFARDESERAVAHWSFRSGLRAGWGTDTLPGAAASYFPLAAARGAVGVLGIAAPADRAKLPPQQVHLVEAFASQLALALERERLAEQAEEARLRAEADRLQNALLSSVSHDLRTPLAVITGSASTLLETGHALDAASRRELVETIYEESERLGRVVGDLLDMTRLASGRAQLRREWHAVDELVAAAVERLGRRLEGRKVSIALPDGLPGVEVDGALVEQTLVNLLENAARHTPQGTPIDIAAKDGPEGVEVSIADRGPGVPADERPLVFEKFWRGRAARGTRGAGLGLAICRGVVEAHGGRIEVDERPGGGAVFRFTIPAAPGLR